A single Lolium perenne isolate Kyuss_39 chromosome 6, Kyuss_2.0, whole genome shotgun sequence DNA region contains:
- the LOC127305781 gene encoding uncharacterized protein → MAGMRPEMQRDEEEPTGPVELTENSYSPDEYRDQTMEHHEARVTEAWGPEEPVTETDEVGRGVRRALLDIKEKYCSTSKKKKSRPDKEALRLLVKDLSDKFDISMRSTSAVKEHTPMVESDELLIEEAAAADPSAATDSVTRSGQCSVQDDLDHGRGESAMTLSKKMADEMVDEAKDFYAHYTRWESTWSEICGPFELTTLLTSMQFTHYTPGHLPPNMAASTPATLQIISIKLAEVAGGLQLPLSVYGLVVVRDVVDHNRNFLFSLDRENSQELTQDDPFLRMIGPSRAVVYRPMVVYTDRVTFEIQLYVKGPTESQDKALITQARGYWLPRTIW, encoded by the exons ATGGCGGGGATGAGACCTGAGATGCAGCGGGATGAGGAGGAGCCGACGGGACCGGTGGAGCTTACGGAGAATTCTTACTCACCTGATGAATATCGGGACCAAACGATGGAACATCACGAAGCTCGGGTGACAGAAGCTTGGGGGCCCGAAGAACCTGTGACAGAAACGGATGAGGTAGGCAGGGGAGTAAGGAGAGCTTTGCTCGACATCAAAGAGAAGTATTGCTCGAcatcaaagaagaagaaaagtAGACCGGATAAGGAGGCCTTGCGGCTGCTGGTCAAAGATTTGTCCGACAAATTCGACATATCTATGAGGAGTACCTCAGCCGTAAAGGAGCACACGCCTATGGTCGAATCAGACGAGCTGTTAATCGAAGAAGCTGCAGCTGCAGATCCCAGTGCCGCAACCGATTCAGTGACCAGATCGGGACAGTGCTCTGTCCAAGATGATCTGGATCATGGAAGAGGCGAATCAGCCATGACATTGTCCAAGAAGATGGCAGACGAGATGGTTGATGAGGCAAAGGATTTTTATGCACACTATACTCGGTGGGAATCTACATGGAGCGAAATCTGCGGTCCCTTCGAATTAACGA CGCTGTTGACCTCTATGCAGTTTACACACTACACACCTGGACACCTCCCACCCAATATGGCCGCGTCCACCCCGGCCACCTTGCAGATAATCTCCATCAAGCTCGCAGAAGTAGCTGGTGGCCTCCAATTGCCGTTGTCCGTGTATGGTCTGGTTGTCGTCCGAGATGTCGTGGATCATAACCGCAACTTTCTCTTCTCCCTTGATAGGGAAAATTCTCAAGAGCTAACACAAGAT GATCCCTTTTTGCGCATGATTGGCCCGTCTCGTGCTGTTGTATACAGGCCCATGGTTGTATATACAGACAGAGTCACCTTTGAAATCCAGCTATACGTAAAAGGACCAACAGAGTCTCAAGATAAGGCATTGATCACTCAAGCGCGTGGTTACTGGTTACCACGCACTATTTGGTGA
- the LOC127305782 gene encoding uncharacterized protein: MPYRVLGYKAPIECLTGEISYVVPPKVFGCVGFVKYYSPSVSKLDSRALKCVFVGYSGKQKGYKCWCPSETNVCMDSKTGGDKEGNSETTSRKVIVGVIPTGDEPDGRDEHTSNAEQDQDHTQGEQQEHPTGDEPDGRDEDTSNDERDTQGEQEEYQTERSRWPQNLKVYSRRQRAEDDQVQGEEEISLSQNPDAQIQPDLHDSSSSPSTSDGSEEVPHMERCHARRNGST, from the exons ATGCCATATAGAGTGCTTGGGTATAAAGCCCCAATAGAATGTTTAACTGGTGAGATTTCTTATGTGGTTCCACCCAAGGTATTCGGGTGTGTGGGCTTTGTGAAATATTATAGCCCTTCTGTGAGCAAGCTTGATTCAAGAGCTCTAAAGTGTGTGTTTGTGGGATATTCAGGAAAACAGAAGGGATATAAATGTTGGTGCCCATCAGAGACGAATGTTT GTATGGACAGCAAGACAGGGGGAGACAAAGAAGGAAATAGTGAAACAACATCTAGAAAGGTGATTGTTGGAGTAATTCCAACCGGAGATGAGCCTGATGGTAGAGATGAACATACATCAAATGCTGAACAAGATCAAGATCACACTCAGGGGGAGCAGCAAGAGCATCCAACCGGAGATGAGCCTGATGGTAGAGATGAAGATACATCAAATGATGAACGAGACACTCAGGGGGAGCAGGAAGAGTATCAAACTGAAAGATCAAGGTGGCCACAAAACCTTAAGGTGTACTCACGGAGACAGAGAGCTGAGGATGATCAAGTGCAAGGGGAGGAAGAAATCTCTTTGAGTCAGAATCCTGACGCTCAAATACAGCCAGATTTACATGACTCAAGTTCAAGTCCCTCTACAAGTGATG GAAGCGAAGAGGTGCCCCACATGGAGAGATGCCATGCTAGAAGAAATGGCAGCACTTGA